Proteins found in one Borrelia puertoricensis genomic segment:
- a CDS encoding DUF685 domain-containing protein, with protein MSSQAQESVVKHDDTIEIKNLNKVTKLEPTNLLVLDDGFSSCHAITLDNFHKDLHTKIFIDDGDRKNDFKQVIKTLIANELLGDSNFINQVYSQVLTKFLNDDSSSISKTYSKVIEKLKNNESSVMDSIISKVTNKFESNLPEDNLSKSHYLIGLYYSSLKKIPVQEHLTGISNSFSVSSTTTIRATSYNSSDEYYRNTVYMSSLKYGRYIFELGATSTSNHEEIIIQTDSSYDDTPIYLIVKVTARSNSTAQSNKVVSIKYSYSSKRTLFKLSSVHGGTSFDANILEGWYMQKNVSGSPLLVKL; from the coding sequence ATGTCAAGTCAAGCACAAGAGAGTGTTGTAAAACACGATGATACAATTGAGATTAAAAATCTAAATAAAGTAACCAAACTTGAACCTACTAATCTTTTAGTCCTAGATGATGGGTTTTCTAGTTGTCATGCCATTACTCTTGATAACTTCCATAAAGACTTACATACAAAAATATTTATTGATGATGGCGATCGAAAAAATGATTTCAAACAAGTTATCAAAACACTAATTGCCAATGAATTACTAGGTGACTCCAACTTTATAAACCAAGTTTATAGTCAAGTACTTACCAAATTTTTAAATGATGACTCTAGTAGTATTTCAAAGACATATAGTAAAGTTATAGAAAAACTTAAAAATAATGAATCTAGTGTTATGGACAGTATTATAAGTAAAGTTACAAATAAATTTGAATCTAACTTACCTGAAGATAATTTAAGCAAAAGTCATTACCTTATAGGACTTTACTACTCTAGTTTAAAGAAAATTCCGGTACAAGAACATCTAACTGGTATTAGTAACAGCTTTAGTGTAAGTAGTACTACTACAATAAGAGCAACTAGTTATAATAGTAGTGACGAGTATTATAGAAACACTGTTTACATGTCTAGCTTAAAATATGGTCGTTATATTTTTGAACTTGGAGCCACATCCACATCTAACCATGAAGAAATTATTATACAAACAGACAGTTCATATGATGATACTCCCATATATTTAATTGTAAAAGTTACTGCAAGATCTAATTCAACTGCACAATCTAATAAAGTAGTAAGCATAAAATATAGCTATTCATCAAAACGAACCCTATTTAAGCTCTCAAGTGTACATGGTGGTACAAGTTTTGATGCCAATATTTTAGAAGGTTGGTATATGCAAAAGAATGTGAGTGGCTCTCCTTTACTTGTGAAGCTATAA
- a CDS encoding ParA family protein, with translation MDTKKTKVITIASIKGGVGKSTSAIIFATLLAKDYKVLLIDMDTQASTTSYFYETIEEKNIDLRKNNVYEVLIDKLDINSSILSVKSNLDLIPSYLTLHSINAFGYKHTLSEFKLKNELKYLNITYDFVIIDTPPSLDFTLTSSLVCCNYIIVPLTAEKWTIESFDLLKFFMEKISLELPIFFIITRFKKNNTHKQLLEMLSSKGNFLGMISEREDLNRRIANNAFFDCKKDYIEEYKNSLINFFAKLY, from the coding sequence ATGGATACAAAAAAAACAAAAGTAATAACAATTGCATCAATTAAAGGTGGTGTTGGAAAAAGTACAAGTGCGATAATATTTGCAACTCTTTTGGCAAAAGATTATAAAGTTCTTTTAATAGATATGGATACACAGGCATCGACTACTAGTTATTTTTATGAAACAATAGAGGAAAAAAATATAGATTTAAGAAAAAATAATGTATATGAAGTTTTGATAGATAAATTAGATATCAATAGTTCGATTCTTAGCGTTAAAAGTAATTTAGATTTGATACCTAGTTATTTAACTTTACACAGTATAAATGCATTTGGATATAAACATACTCTTAGTGAATTTAAATTAAAAAATGAACTTAAATATTTAAATATTACATATGATTTTGTTATTATTGATACACCACCAAGTTTAGACTTTACGTTAACCAGCTCCTTAGTGTGTTGTAATTATATTATTGTTCCTTTGACAGCAGAAAAATGGACAATTGAAAGTTTTGATCTTCTAAAGTTTTTTATGGAAAAAATAAGTCTAGAACTTCCCATTTTTTTTATTATAACTAGGTTTAAGAAAAATAATACACATAAACAATTATTAGAGATGTTAAGTTCAAAAGGTAACTTTTTAGGGATGATATCAGAACGGGAAGATTTAAATAGAAGAATTGCAAATAATGCTTTTTTTGATTGTAAAAAAGATTATATAGAAGAATATAAGAATTCTTTAATAAATTTTTTTGCAAAATTATACTGA
- a CDS encoding BlyB family putative holin accessory protein has translation MKLSTAKLSVDILNNFTEIIKNNHHGKNTATYVNIFTKVVNYFYALYEASIYQMEGREAIKLLSEIEEILRINIEIIENSIDSDELSKYTSQLRAKRNKIMSTYIKMLKEA, from the coding sequence ATGAAATTAAGCACTGCTAAATTAAGTGTTGATATTTTAAATAACTTTACCGAAATTATTAAAAATAATCATCACGGTAAAAATACTGCTACTTACGTCAATATTTTTACTAAAGTGGTTAATTATTTTTACGCACTATATGAGGCTAGCATATACCAAATGGAAGGGAGGGAGGCTATTAAACTACTTTCTGAAATTGAGGAGATACTAAGGATTAACATTGAAATTATAGAAAATTCTATTGACTCTGATGAGCTTTCAAAATACACATCTCAACTTAGAGCTAAACGTAACAAGATAATGAGTACTTACATCAAAATGTTAAAGGAGGCATAA
- a CDS encoding DUF244 domain-containing protein, whose amino-acid sequence MQLLCTGLKKGNLFFLFGGDTTNCVIERDDAFIAKIMFYMVAFNVEINNALKYMRSYNDIESASNEELVERIKSFLNKSEFYNTLAQLDFRQEFLKFVKLTNLEVENELGLKNDIFILNKMVEHISKVESEKAKEAEEITKVVKLKVKEKIQDMMRTYSIIDNIYYNFEGILFSLNMRKRAIKDRFKVFSDSYTQVNGLSNFSSNSNEWSTPILKAV is encoded by the coding sequence ATGCAACTCTTATGTACGGGATTGAAAAAAGGAAACTTATTCTTTTTATTTGGTGGAGATACTACAAACTGTGTTATTGAAAGAGACGATGCATTTATAGCAAAGATTATGTTTTATATGGTGGCTTTTAATGTTGAGATTAACAACGCTCTTAAGTATATGAGAAGCTATAATGATATTGAGAGTGCAAGTAATGAAGAGTTGGTTGAGAGAATAAAATCATTTTTAAATAAAAGTGAATTTTATAATACCTTGGCACAATTAGACTTTAGACAAGAATTTCTTAAGTTTGTTAAGTTGACAAATCTAGAAGTTGAGAATGAGCTTGGTTTAAAAAATGATATTTTTATTTTAAATAAAATGGTTGAGCATATCAGTAAAGTTGAATCTGAGAAAGCAAAAGAAGCTGAGGAGATTACCAAAGTAGTTAAATTAAAAGTAAAAGAAAAAATTCAAGATATGATGAGGACTTATTCAATTATTGATAATATCTATTATAATTTTGAAGGAATTTTATTCTCGTTAAACATGAGAAAAAGAGCCATTAAAGATAGGTTTAAGGTGTTTAGTGATAGTTATACACAAGTGAATGGGCTTTCTAATTTTAGTAGTAATTCAAATGAATGGTCTACACCTATTTTAAAAGCTGTTTAA
- the bdr gene encoding Bdr family repetitive protein, which translates to MGNLAYKIYRTEDLRNEFLHKGFTEEAVDFILLHNDNSNFEVLREKMNSLEQQIINVENNLKKDIEFTKVEFKRDIANLDIKIDNIEKNLLKEIQNNNAVLLEKLNTGNRIIYLMIIGIGIFFPIISSLINKYFIN; encoded by the coding sequence ATGGGTAATTTAGCATATAAGATATATAGGACAGAAGATTTAAGGAATGAGTTCTTACATAAGGGATTTACTGAAGAAGCTGTGGATTTCATTTTACTTCATAATGATAATTCTAATTTTGAAGTTTTAAGAGAAAAAATGAATTCATTAGAACAGCAAATCATTAATGTAGAGAATAATTTAAAAAAAGATATTGAATTTACTAAGGTAGAATTTAAAAGAGACATAGCCAATCTAGATATTAAAATAGACAATATAGAGAAGAATTTACTTAAGGAAATACAGAATAATAATGCAGTACTATTAGAAAAACTTAATACGGGCAATAGAATCATATATTTAATGATAATAGGAATAGGGATTTTTTTTCCAATTATTTCTTCTTTAATAAATAAATATTTTATAAATTGA
- a CDS encoding single-stranded DNA-binding protein, which yields MSGRLTRNCEVIYTSNSFPILKFTLANNRGVKKNNCVTRQAQFFDCVLFGARAESLAALLKRGVQVVLSGALSYSSWHDKRTGEGKSKYSILVNDICVLNSSIKTQDINESKLEDEFYEDIPF from the coding sequence ATGTCTGGTCGTTTAACAAGAAACTGTGAGGTTATTTATACTAGTAATAGTTTTCCTATATTAAAATTTACACTAGCTAATAATAGAGGTGTAAAGAAGAATAACTGTGTGACAAGACAGGCTCAATTTTTTGACTGTGTGCTTTTTGGAGCTAGAGCTGAGAGTCTTGCTGCTTTACTTAAACGAGGGGTTCAAGTTGTACTTAGTGGAGCCCTATCTTATTCAAGTTGGCATGATAAGCGTACAGGTGAGGGTAAGAGTAAATACAGTATTTTGGTAAATGATATTTGCGTTTTAAACTCATCAATTAAAACACAAGATATTAATGAGAGTAAGCTTGAAGATGAGTTTTATGAGGATATTCCTTTTTAA
- a CDS encoding DUF735 family protein translates to MVNIPTFLKDTQVEKIINTELVFINKIIKEIKELIANFEDTHASEHLNSRFIAFWLSDILQIIYSTNQTLDTLAKNIDSVLFALRHIGTHESFIKLFKAFLNVDIVPTTLEPGVINIKLKSHIKTNVIVFIVGSTPKATPYKKIIFRTKENGQILKKAWTMTLLPKGYEHSIYAFIKKLIPIGRVLKIQNHEGKFVREFKG, encoded by the coding sequence ATGGTAAATATACCTACATTTCTTAAAGACACCCAAGTTGAAAAAATAATAAATACTGAACTGGTGTTTATAAATAAAATCATAAAAGAAATTAAAGAGCTTATTGCTAATTTTGAAGATACTCATGCTAGCGAGCATTTAAATTCAAGATTCATAGCGTTTTGGTTATCTGATATACTACAAATTATTTACTCAACCAACCAAACACTTGACACACTTGCTAAAAATATTGATAGTGTGCTGTTTGCTCTACGTCATATTGGAACACATGAATCATTTATAAAACTATTTAAGGCTTTTCTTAATGTTGATATTGTGCCTACTACCCTAGAACCTGGTGTTATTAATATCAAACTTAAGAGTCATATTAAAACTAATGTTATCGTATTTATTGTAGGTAGTACTCCAAAAGCCACCCCATATAAAAAAATTATATTCAGGACTAAAGAGAATGGTCAAATCTTAAAAAAAGCTTGGACTATGACCTTGCTTCCTAAAGGATATGAGCATTCAATTTATGCATTTATCAAAAAACTGATTCCTATTGGAAGGGTACTTAAGATACAAAACCATGAGGGTAAATTCGTCAGAGAATTTAAAGGATAA
- a CDS encoding plasmid maintenance protein produces the protein MENKQATKLDTQCHNKYQHKLIVTISTIDYINNKHKKYTQSNLLYYFNGNLKRNGHKETTLKTLQKYLYKLEKVFKVTINYHKHLGVNMGTEVHYKLKYSKKECHLIINKHFRDKKEERHKNRVNSYLKKRCNKKESVEKAECFNNTYNNKEEEGKSNIESIEKLQIHKYAKKCNFKSNAFLSILNLEAKKNFKIQLLKAIKIAENVGYKKINRIKSNNNKLESKQKELRKILDKTKASLKDEGYDSKQLEIQIQNVYEQYKNKPHFIIEKNKYSDLENIIGKLKKSVERVKSNTKKDKKDIRNNIFSILIDQLKHKVRIEMLVPLLKEYLGKQERLEYGKVFNNQYYYDFLDLIKNDQKYLKDNEFKQVIN, from the coding sequence ATGGAGAATAAACAAGCTACGAAGCTTGATACACAATGCCACAATAAATACCAACACAAACTAATAGTAACAATATCAACAATTGACTATATCAATAATAAACATAAAAAATACACACAAAGCAATCTACTCTACTACTTTAATGGAAACTTAAAACGCAATGGACATAAAGAAACTACTCTTAAAACACTCCAAAAATATCTTTATAAATTAGAAAAAGTATTTAAAGTAACAATTAATTATCACAAACACTTGGGCGTTAACATGGGTACTGAAGTTCATTACAAACTTAAATACTCTAAAAAAGAATGTCACCTTATAATCAATAAACACTTTAGAGATAAAAAAGAAGAAAGACACAAAAACCGCGTAAATAGCTACTTAAAAAAAAGATGTAATAAAAAGGAGAGTGTAGAAAAAGCGGAGTGTTTTAATAATACTTATAATAATAAAGAAGAAGAAGGTAAAAGCAACATAGAGTCTATAGAAAAATTACAAATACATAAATACGCTAAGAAATGCAATTTTAAATCAAATGCTTTCCTTTCTATTTTGAATTTAGAAGCGAAAAAGAATTTTAAAATTCAATTATTGAAAGCTATTAAAATAGCTGAAAATGTTGGGTATAAAAAAATAAACAGGATTAAATCAAATAACAATAAACTTGAGAGTAAACAAAAAGAATTAAGAAAAATACTAGATAAGACAAAAGCCAGTCTAAAGGATGAAGGATATGACAGTAAACAATTAGAGATCCAAATACAAAATGTATATGAACAATATAAAAATAAACCCCACTTTATCATAGAAAAAAATAAATACAGTGATTTAGAGAATATAATAGGAAAACTTAAGAAGTCAGTTGAGCGTGTTAAATCAAATACTAAGAAAGATAAAAAAGATATTAGGAACAACATCTTTAGCATACTCATTGATCAATTAAAGCATAAAGTAAGAATTGAAATGCTTGTACCGTTGCTGAAAGAATATTTGGGTAAACAGGAAAGGTTAGAGTATGGAAAAGTATTTAATAATCAGTATTACTATGATTTTTTAGATTTAATAAAAAATGATCAAAAATACCTGAAGGATAATGAATTTAAACAGGTTATTAATTAA
- a CDS encoding DUF261 family protein, with amino-acid sequence MKITQNNPNLVSAVRQWGCYFLSLHYYVLVFKKLQFSVLDINKNYHNFVKSGCMRSNCYILNPCAVLRRFDISASVRWEGPAYRCLDGEFEISEVKIKNTPGYHFIATNLSSVLYDSLALKERGVEYEITSRRIFKKY; translated from the coding sequence ATGAAAATAACGCAAAATAATCCAAATTTAGTCTCAGCAGTACGTCAGTGGGGATGTTACTTTTTATCTCTTCATTATTACGTATTAGTTTTTAAAAAGTTGCAGTTTAGTGTTCTTGATATAAATAAGAATTATCATAACTTTGTTAAGTCAGGGTGTATGAGAAGTAATTGTTATATTCTAAATCCATGCGCTGTGCTGAGACGGTTTGATATCAGTGCAAGTGTTAGGTGGGAGGGACCTGCTTACAGATGTTTAGATGGAGAATTTGAGATAAGTGAAGTTAAAATTAAAAATACACCAGGATATCATTTTATAGCAACTAATTTGTCATCTGTGCTTTATGATTCACTGGCACTTAAAGAGCGGGGCGTTGAATATGAGATTACATCAAGGAGAATATTTAAGAAATATTGA
- a CDS encoding DNA adenine methylase: MRLHQGEYLRNIETTKHEKEVKYLCSADIISLFPKHTQYIEGFFGTGAVFFAKPLAHYNILNDNSKFIYKFFYILRQDPELLYNRVRDAIIYDSIIDENRDKIEYMVLRCLYSLYGSSSSTMKLDRSNAKRLFLENLQIYKSRFKEMLDNAIFTSRGIFDFLAALPNRDKVSSTFVYLDPSYSISHGNLVDNRGWNLDSLERLIIELKRYNWQFAISEFDDLRVVKLFLKHNLFINYVARSTGVASIFKQTKHEVLATSYKTNRSSMDLKSTCYA; the protein is encoded by the coding sequence ATGAGATTACATCAAGGAGAATATTTAAGAAATATTGAAACTACTAAACATGAGAAGGAAGTTAAGTACCTTTGTAGTGCTGATATTATAAGTCTTTTTCCTAAGCATACTCAGTATATTGAAGGATTTTTTGGTACAGGAGCAGTATTTTTTGCAAAACCATTAGCCCATTATAATATACTCAATGATAATTCTAAATTTATATATAAGTTTTTCTATATCTTAAGACAAGATCCTGAGTTGCTTTACAATCGTGTAAGAGATGCGATTATTTATGACAGCATAATTGATGAGAACAGAGACAAAATTGAGTACATGGTGCTTAGATGTTTATATTCACTTTATGGTTCATCTAGTTCAACTATGAAGTTGGATCGAAGTAATGCCAAGAGATTGTTTTTAGAAAACCTTCAAATTTATAAGTCTAGATTTAAAGAGATGCTTGATAATGCAATATTTACATCACGTGGTATTTTTGATTTTTTAGCTGCACTACCTAATCGAGACAAGGTAAGCTCAACATTTGTATATCTTGACCCTTCATATTCAATTTCGCATGGGAATCTTGTTGATAATCGTGGATGGAATTTAGATTCTCTAGAGAGACTTATTATAGAGCTTAAGAGATATAACTGGCAGTTTGCAATAAGTGAATTTGATGATTTAAGAGTAGTTAAGCTTTTCTTAAAGCATAATCTTTTCATAAACTATGTAGCACGCTCAACTGGTGTAGCTAGTATTTTCAAGCAAACTAAACATGAGGTACTAGCTACTTCATACAAAACTAATAGGTCAAGTATGGATTTAAAGAGTACTTGTTATGCTTGA
- a CDS encoding DUF226 domain-containing protein — protein MNDVIEKVKIISKEEKPIFIKIEEIEGRKIYHTKIMTDFHLFKVNENQKHKFFISFRGLFNQNKIEYFHLFSIKNEDKFLGIYYGYRKPIKNVIRKYEKNGITKSVAFSKVYYMEFRFKKGSVFCYLSAFAYLFRNDRLKTKYCQTLIDMTKRLESQIYEFYGKKLPEGGLIEKWIQKKQK, from the coding sequence ATGAATGATGTAATAGAAAAGGTAAAGATAATATCAAAAGAAGAAAAACCTATTTTTATTAAAATAGAAGAGATTGAGGGTCGAAAAATATATCATACTAAAATTATGACAGATTTTCATTTATTTAAAGTAAATGAAAATCAAAAACATAAGTTTTTTATCTCCTTTCGAGGACTTTTTAATCAGAATAAGATTGAATACTTTCATTTGTTTTCTATAAAGAATGAAGATAAATTCTTGGGTATTTACTATGGCTATAGAAAACCTATAAAAAACGTAATTAGGAAATATGAAAAAAATGGAATTACTAAATCGGTTGCGTTTTCGAAAGTTTATTACATGGAGTTTAGATTTAAAAAAGGGAGTGTATTTTGCTATTTAAGTGCCTTTGCTTATTTATTTAGAAACGATAGACTCAAAACAAAATACTGTCAAACTTTAATTGATATGACAAAGAGGTTGGAGAGTCAAATATATGAATTTTACGGGAAGAAGTTACCAGAAGGAGGTCTGATTGAAAAATGGATACAAAAAAAACAAAAGTAA
- a CDS encoding BlyA family holin: MNELDNNLLNFLLQLININEVKLVIIAAFILSLGLIFKPAIKDILTILASKIKTRVKDTDKGDDL; encoded by the coding sequence TTGAATGAACTTGATAATAATTTATTAAATTTTTTACTTCAACTAATTAACATCAATGAAGTTAAGTTAGTTATTATTGCTGCATTTATCTTAAGTCTTGGGCTGATTTTCAAGCCAGCAATCAAAGACATATTAACTATTTTAGCTAGTAAGATAAAAACACGTGTTAAAGACACAGATAAAGGAGATGACTTATGA
- a CDS encoding YqaJ viral recombinase family protein, with the protein MNTNMTKINEQKSKEGMQQFDLYRQMVFKGFESFAYQSQENLKGKQKQLSKINKVGRKLPKIGKNEYFKFNSKVDFSVQRESLKRMGASEVGSMFIGADALEKLMLERVLKSIGREMPFEENLSMRKGKALENLIIDEFVKTYDKNIHILHKNKYSNGIDKYNYFKKVGKSDCLVGATIDAWFVNGEGDAELLETKCSDSFQIQCGASEYNKNW; encoded by the coding sequence ATGAATACAAATATGACAAAAATAAATGAACAAAAATCAAAGGAAGGGATGCAACAATTTGATTTGTACAGGCAAATGGTATTTAAGGGTTTTGAATCTTTTGCATATCAGAGTCAAGAAAATCTTAAAGGTAAACAAAAACAGTTAAGTAAAATAAATAAGGTAGGACGTAAGTTACCAAAAATTGGTAAGAATGAGTATTTCAAGTTTAATAGTAAGGTTGACTTTAGTGTGCAAAGAGAATCGTTAAAGCGTATGGGAGCAAGTGAAGTTGGAAGCATGTTTATTGGTGCTGATGCTTTAGAAAAATTAATGCTAGAGCGAGTACTTAAATCAATAGGAAGGGAAATGCCTTTTGAAGAAAATTTGAGTATGAGAAAGGGAAAGGCTTTAGAGAATTTAATAATTGACGAATTTGTAAAAACTTATGATAAGAATATTCATATATTACATAAAAATAAATATTCAAACGGTATTGATAAATATAATTACTTTAAAAAAGTTGGAAAGAGTGATTGTTTAGTTGGTGCTACAATTGATGCTTGGTTTGTTAATGGGGAAGGTGATGCTGAACTTTTAGAGACAAAATGCAGCGATTCATTTCAAATACAATGCGGTGCTTCTGAATATAATAAGAATTGGTAA
- a CDS encoding BBA14 family lipoprotein: MIKFIKLTLSTLILSCTSIASLTEEPTPPKTHTIKELSVYEAKLSDYVMYLQVFLTRTKKKVNDPKYPKFTYFDASTLKYESTIDNLMFNINLFQEYISITKPIVQMVYRKYSKLQN, encoded by the coding sequence TTGATCAAATTTATAAAATTGACCCTCTCAACACTTATTCTCTCATGTACATCCATAGCATCACTAACTGAAGAACCAACACCACCTAAAACACACACTATTAAAGAACTTAGTGTCTATGAAGCTAAGTTATCTGATTATGTTATGTACTTACAAGTATTCTTAACTAGAACAAAGAAAAAGGTTAATGACCCAAAGTATCCTAAGTTTACTTATTTTGACGCATCAACACTGAAATATGAGAGTACAATTGATAATTTAATGTTTAACATCAATTTGTTTCAAGAATATATCAGTATAACTAAACCCATTGTCCAAATGGTGTATAGGAAATATTCAAAATTACAAAATTAA
- a CDS encoding ERF family protein, which translates to MTKNKVKNTKTKMRRSVKKLGKQKIKVTDIRVNNQALVTDENQARVNFLKSLYSLRMNLSGVAKNLNGYGYKYQNFNEIIREIKNVIKSNNLDIDFLQCPTFKVVGNNTINVITTTFYSPSSGYSESFDTPIYTEEFSSLGAKNQNTLSQLVGSCITYHKRYALVGYLSIESEVDTDASSLEHIQGANEELASSVNVPLVNSLKRDKTVNTKRVTKGETKQPPVSHKSVTSLDKLPKRIPVKYHYYKNLLQASKRMHSVLDHTPFDSLETIDKFLLQLNNADDSSILEFFETKPELKTIDYWRDLINSYLKRTKSDPEVIEGFSKFLACRESKYGQSPLKLFGYIASDDNFGYLCNN; encoded by the coding sequence ATGACAAAAAATAAAGTTAAAAATACAAAAACCAAAATGCGCAGATCAGTTAAGAAACTGGGTAAACAAAAGATAAAAGTAACAGATATAAGAGTAAATAATCAAGCTTTAGTAACTGATGAGAATCAAGCAAGGGTAAACTTTCTAAAATCTCTATACAGTCTACGTATGAATTTAAGTGGTGTTGCTAAGAATCTTAATGGATATGGGTATAAATATCAAAATTTCAATGAGATAATCAGAGAGATAAAGAATGTTATAAAGAGTAACAATTTAGATATTGATTTCCTGCAATGTCCAACATTTAAAGTTGTGGGAAATAATACAATTAATGTTATTACAACAACATTTTACAGTCCAAGTAGTGGGTATAGCGAGTCATTTGATACTCCAATTTACACAGAAGAATTTTCTTCTCTAGGGGCAAAGAATCAAAATACTTTATCGCAACTTGTAGGTTCATGCATAACATATCATAAAAGATATGCTCTTGTAGGATACCTATCAATAGAGAGTGAAGTTGACACCGATGCTAGTTCATTGGAGCATATTCAAGGAGCTAATGAGGAATTAGCCAGTAGTGTAAATGTTCCACTTGTAAATTCTCTAAAGAGAGATAAAACTGTTAATACTAAAAGAGTAACTAAAGGTGAAACAAAACAGCCACCTGTAAGTCACAAATCTGTAACTAGTCTTGATAAGCTGCCTAAACGTATACCCGTTAAGTATCATTATTACAAAAATTTACTTCAAGCATCTAAGAGAATGCATTCGGTATTAGATCATACACCTTTTGATAGTTTAGAAACAATAGATAAGTTTTTACTGCAATTAAATAATGCTGATGATTCGAGTATACTTGAGTTTTTTGAAACTAAACCAGAGCTTAAGACTATAGATTATTGGAGAGATCTTATAAATAGTTATTTAAAGAGAACAAAGTCTGATCCAGAAGTAATTGAAGGTTTTTCTAAATTTTTAGCCTGCAGAGAGTCAAAATATGGCCAGAGTCCACTCAAATTATTTGGATATATAGCTAGTGATGATAATTTTGGATATCTATGTAATAATTAA
- a CDS encoding chromosome replication/partitioning protein, translating into MKNYEKLKINKRNIDSEGNALLVTSPNNCENSIGIERYNVLKKKLYVNLREGIYNKIECMKILKEVKDNEYYKLDGYRSFDAFIKDYDVAKTQAYNYLKIATALEEGIIEEQYVLKNGFRQILDLLKDKKGINIKKSRQNPIKPLRFQLRKQESYDFYKKNAKFTSFLMDELFEHQRDLLDKLLKKYKELKG; encoded by the coding sequence ATGAAAAATTATGAAAAATTAAAAATAAACAAAAGAAATATCGATTCTGAAGGAAATGCATTACTCGTTACATCTCCTAATAATTGTGAAAATAGCATAGGAATAGAACGTTATAATGTATTGAAAAAAAAATTGTATGTAAACCTTAGAGAAGGAATTTATAACAAAATAGAATGTATGAAGATTTTAAAAGAAGTAAAGGATAATGAATATTATAAATTGGATGGATATAGAAGTTTTGATGCTTTTATAAAGGATTATGATGTTGCTAAAACTCAAGCGTATAATTATTTGAAAATTGCAACGGCTTTGGAAGAGGGTATTATTGAAGAACAATATGTGTTAAAGAATGGATTTAGACAGATATTAGATTTATTAAAAGATAAAAAAGGAATAAACATTAAAAAATCAAGACAAAATCCAATAAAACCATTAAGATTTCAACTTAGAAAACAGGAAAGTTATGATTTTTATAAAAAAAATGCTAAATTTACAAGTTTCTTAATGGATGAGCTTTTTGAACATCAAAGAGATTTGCTTGATAAGCTTTTGAAAAAGTATAAAGAATTAAAAGGCTAA